One part of the Solanum dulcamara chromosome 3, daSolDulc1.2, whole genome shotgun sequence genome encodes these proteins:
- the LOC129883595 gene encoding uncharacterized protein LOC129883595, protein MDGFKLWYSEGSRDRNRVGILVNADLKEYVGEVKRISDTIRLFVNVVSAYAPHMGMDKEAKRLFWEDLDEVVRGIPSIEKIFIGGDFNGHICTTFNGFDDVHRGFGFGKKNSGGVSLLEFFKTLELVIANSCFFEEG, encoded by the coding sequence ATGGATGGATTTAAATTATGGTACTCAGAAGGCTCAAGGGACAGGAATAGAGTAGGTATTCTAGTCAACGCAGACCTTAAGGAATATGTGGGAGAGGTAAAAAGGATCAGTGATACGATCAGGCTTTTTGTGAATGTTGTTAGTGCGTATGCACCGCATATGGGTATGGATAAAGAAGCCAAAAGgctcttttgggaggatttggatgaagTAGTGAGAGGTATACCTAGTATCGAAAAGATTTTCATTGGTGGAGATTTCAATGGTCATATCTGTACAACTTTTAATGGTTTTGATGATGTCCATAGAGGCTTTGGTTTTGGGAAAAAGAATAGCGGCGGGGTTTCTCTATTGGAGTTTTTCAAAACTCttgagttggttattgctaATTCTTGTTTTTTTGAAGAGGGATAA